In Kryptolebias marmoratus isolate JLee-2015 linkage group LG2, ASM164957v2, whole genome shotgun sequence, the genomic stretch aataaaagcatcTGCAGCATGTTAATTATGGGTATTTGTGCTCTAATGTGTCAGCAGTATTGGTAATAATAATTTATCTGTTCTAGCTTTTCCTCTGTGATTGTGATTGGTTCTCACATCCACCTGCTTTATATGAAGGCACAGAAATCCTGGGTTACAGAGTTGATATTCAGCTTTGTAGTATCACTAAGTGcaattccttttttgtttttgttatgattATTTAAGCCTAGATCTCTTAAATAAGCCCAGGGTAAGTTAAACCTACTTCATAGAATAGGGCTCATTGAATCAGCCATGAACTcttctgtagaccaaaggattctgtAGTCAAAcatgaggccatctgtctgacagctgaagcttggaccaaactgggtcatgctGATGAAACAGGACAACGATCCCAAATTTGCAACAgaattgctgaaaaaaaaaagaaccaaggTGTTAGAAAGGTTCGAAGTCCAGCAAGGTGGGACCTCCAGAGAGCTATGCAGaatgttgtaaagaagagtgggccaaaattccttaATAACAACAAGAGAGAGTGATAAAGTATCACAGAAGACGAATAGTTCAACTTAATGCAGAGAAAGGTGGTGGTACTAAATACTGAATCATCTGGAGGCTTTAGTTTTGTCTCGGTTTCTGAATTATGacttttgttaaacaaataatgATGCAGTGTAAAATGCCATGCTGTTCATCTGAGGTTGTATTTATCTGATTTAACCGGTATAATCTGCTTCTCCTTTTTAGGTTCATGAGTCCAGGGTAGCAATTGAGGAAGGGCTGCTTCCTGAGAGGATCAATGGACTTGACAAAACCAcgagcaaatgttttaaaaactaatttttcagAAGTCAGTGATATGATATTATTAAACTTAAACCCAGCTGTTCAATTTCTCAAACAAGTTGGTTTCTTAAAgtccattaaaacaaacagataaggAAGCTGTTTGCACTTTTACTCACCTCTACCGACTTCAGTcagtactgtttttttatttacgaCTGGCCTTTAAGGTGATCAAGTAATCACTGTACTTTCACtgtcttttactgttttacaaatgtttggCATATAAGAAATAGCTTAGAGATGTTGATGAGAGGTGAAGGATATTTTAGGATCTCAAGCCTGCTGTTGTATGTAATCAGCTCAGTGATGAAGGAAAAACATAAGTGGCTGTTTGTTTAAGACTGACTTGTTGTTAGGTCGAAAACCTTCCTTTGAACTATGACTTGACAGCCAACAGTTTAATTTAGAAAATGGGACTAAATAATGAACAAGACTCATCGgccatttttacttttgctaAGTTTTTAGTagcaagtgattaaattttggtggtgatctagATCACGAACTGGATCccacaattttttaatgaccatATGGCCTTgatggaggtttgtgctctctgagtgcttctaatTGTTTATATGTCACCAAGATGAAATCAGTTTTTACGTAAAGATTTTCACagttaaaatggaaaaatcagCAGCACTGTTTGTATAGATAAAAATGACTGGGATCCTCAGTGACAATATGAGCAAAAACTTACACAGGAAATGCCTTTGTTACGATCTGCGCAGCcaccatttatttctttaaggcTTGCTTGCCCCTGCTTAAAATCAAGTTCAGTCACtggatgtttcagtttttcacaaCCATCTGTCCACATAGTCAGAAAGGGTCCAGAACTTTGTAaaagtagtatctcactgggctgcgattGTTGAAGTCTTATTGGTGACTCAAAAAGGGAGAAAATAGgtacattttcagtttcagtctcactgaattcagaGTGTTTGCGATCAGCAAGCCATTAATCCAGcagttcccaaccctggtcctcgaggaacactatcctgcacgttttcattgtttccctgcttttcagcaggtcctttctgtctgcagaagcctgttaatcactccctcattcaaatcaggtgtgtcaaagcagggaaacaactaaaacatgcaggataatgttcctcgaggaccagggttgggaatcactgcatTTGTCAATCCTCAGAAATcatggcttatttttgtgtgcacaacttgcaaaactgttattttgttgcccacctctacccacatcatacccaccttgGCATCTGCCTCCATGTCTATGATTTAATTTTCTGAAGTAAACTTTTGAATTAAAGATAGGCATATTTATataagtttttattaattaaccAGTTTTATACTTTGTCTTGTATGTTTCAAACTACAGGTCCTGCACTCCTGAGACAGGTTTGCAGCACCCATGACGattctgtgactattttgaaagaaaatttgtcccaccaaatttttttgaaaatgttcaaaaatcaaGTGAGAAGATAGCAAGTTTTTGCAACTCAGACGAGGATCTTGAGAAGCCCTGCAAATGttaagacattctggagactccctcccGAGCCAGTTGCACGCAGTCACAGCCCCGTGAGGTGGCAGAGGATAGATGGGACCAGTCCACTCTTTTAAGAATAGTGAAAGTGTTATAATGGTTCACTCCGTCCTTAACTGATGTGGGCTGAAGCGCTGATGACCAAACTGAACCTTCTAATTTCTAATATACACAGAAGCCaattttctttccttcctcttAGAAACACCTGGCAGTgccacagacaggcaaaaaacagaattcacTAAGAAGGTGATAAATCTTAGTTGTCGGATACCTGTGTTTGTCTGAGTACTGTCCTGAACACTGCTGTAGCGTTTACGCTGGATCTCTGTGgtgtagtgttttgttttcattgaaaTGGGCTGCTGTGAAAAGACGTGTGACCATATTAGTTTGGGTCTTGTTCTAAGTATTCTAATGAATGTCAGTGGTTCCTTGAGAACTTGAACACATAGCTATATTATTTAACTTGTGAGGAGCTTATGACTTGTAGCTCATTGTAAGTTTTCTGACTCTACCCTATGCAAATcatgatgttttaaaagcatttaaatcatttcttttaaatgttgattCTGGCATCACAAACAACTTAAAGTAATATTGCACTGTTTAATGTTAATGCATAAATATTTGATTGTTATTATTAGTACTGAATAAgaatataaattataaatatttttgtttttatcaaccTTTTTGTGTTCAGCAAGCGCCTTTAAAATGATTGTCTGAACTGAACTGTATGCTGCTACATCTTTTGCTTTATCTATCACATgacatttacttttttctgccatagatttgaaatatttctttgtGAACTTTGACTATAAAAATTGTTGATAGCTTGCTggattaagttatttttttagctaagtttgtcactgtttttgatttaatatcAGTGAACTTctgtactgtaaaaaaaacatgaaaggtcaataaatattaaacaagtCTCATCTCAATCTTGTGTGTTATATTGTCTGTTAGTTGTTaatgtgtttggtttattttgttggggtttttttttggcattccGCGGATGCTgttggtttattattttctagtataaaatgtttatctgtTATTTATAGGTTATTAATGATCATTAACGATATATTTGTTATCATCAAATATCGCTAGGCGATATAAAAAGACCGTTAAACTGACGGCGACGCCTGATGACGTGTCATCAGCAGTTGCCAGTAGCAAccgttttgttgtattttgactGCAGTCAGCGGTTTATCCAATACTCTCTGTTTGTTTAGCTACATAAAACAAGGTATGTGTcgaaaattatttatttatccgtAATATACTTGAGTTTTGATTGGCTTTGTAAAACAACAGTTAAATTTTCCGCAATGCCGGTTTCATGTTCTTTAAATCTATATGGATAAAATCTTTTTGACGGGAAAAACCCGGTTAGCCAACAGCTAACTGAAGTTTGGAGCTAATGCTACATTCAGTAATATTAGCtgttattaaaaacatcaattacTGACAGtcaaatgagacatttttcgattttttgtttcagtaaactACCTGTTCACTGCACggaaaaagcaaaatatctaaataattaacaaaattaTGTAAATTCTAGTATGAGCATACGTTAGAAccaagtctattttttttttcttttttttgcgtAATTAAACAATCTAGGACTGAATCAAGCCTCTAAACAAGCATTACCCCATTCTTTTTGcctttaaggattttatttttttctatccaACTTTTTCTAGAGCTATCtgttcagattttattatttctgtagCAGCACCATCAACATTTGTTTACTGtacacagaaaatgtgttttatgtaaatctAGTTACATGCAACCAAATTCATACAATCAGGATACTcaataaatgtctgtttgtaaaatgtgatCTAGATACAATTTTGAACAAATTTAACACAAGTCATGACAGAGGACCTGAATCTTCCAGAGGACACTCATACATATTTTactgggtttttgttttcctgtaacCAAGAGCAGCTAAGTTTTCTCACGTCATCTCATTGACTTTTGTCCTTCCTGTTCATATGTCAGTGGAGAAACATGTCTGTCCTGGACCACAGTCTCCAGCAGGTTGGTGGACCTGATCTTGTGAACATGGAGGTCATGTTGAACCACTCTGAGCTCTTTAGAGCAGAGTGCAAGAGGCTGATGCTGGAAACTGACAAAGCTTGCAAACGTATGCAGGATGAGGACAGTAAGCAGCTTGGTAAGTTGGGGAGTACAGGATGGACTGTGTTTACCACAGAGGGTATTACTAAGCTATTACTAAGTTGAACTGTCCTTTATTCCCCTCTTCTGTTCAGATCAACGAGTCAGAGATATCCAGTTTCTGAAGAAGGAGTTGGAACTGAAGCTAGACGAGATTATTCTGGAGACTGATGTTCTCGTTGCCTTACAGAGCAGAGTGATAAAGGCCCTGGAGGCATGCAAAGAGCCACTGAGAGTCACCGTTCTCTGTCTAGAGGAAAGGTGAGGCTGGCAAATGGCGGCGAGGAGACGatcctaatatatatatatatatatatatatatatatatatatatatatatatatatatatataaaacaaacttttctgtctgaaacattTGACAGCTGTCAATTGTTTTCAATAACTTTAtgcaaaaagtttaaatttgtacTTCTTTCTTACACTATTAGGCAATATAATAAAGTAGTgcctatttattttttttaaactacaaaatgAACCAATCTGTCTCCAAGTGAAAGTCTGAATCAAACAACAGCTTGTGTTCTTTGCAGAGAAAGACAATAATAcgaaaagtgtttaaaatgattgtatGGTTTGTAGAAAGAGGCGCACTCCGCCTGAGAGGCTGTATGATGAGGTAAACATTGAGCTGCTCAAAGAGAGGGAGGTAACTGAGGGAGTAGCATCTCTTCTGGAGCGTGTGGCAGAGCAGGTCTCTGAACAGATTCGGTAAGAAATGAACACTAACATTTGTTTGCAGAGTTTTTAGATTTGCATTCAGACATTGATCTTTTGAAATATCATACCAAAATAAtgcaaacatatatatatttatatatgtttttatattcCAGACTGAATCGATCTGTTAAGTACCATTTAGAACGGGATCTGAAGGAGAAATTTGAGGCTCAGAACATTGACAACTCCTGTGCTTTAATGACTGTTCATTCCATCAGTAATCAGCAGAtgtccaaacacagcagctctgcACTGTCAAGGTAAGCGCTCATCTTCATGTTGTCTCCAGAAAGtcacaaaaataattgtttcaaTAGATTATTTTAGGATTAATAAttacctgctgccaaaggtgcaaaggtaatgttttgtgtgtctgtgttcattcatctttctgttagcaaaatatctcatgaaccagtggacagattttaatgaagctttcagaaactaatcactgcatgagcaactgattatcttttgtaGTCAACTCCAtacaaaatggccaccacagctaattgtcATCATCCAGCATAAAAATGCCTTTTACTCAGCctattttatagatattgagctaaactttacaGTGCAACATCTTTcttgaaaactttggcattacttATTGGAGTCAGCACTGCCTgctgttagctaaatattttgtCTTGTGAAACACTGCAtaattttttattgaaactctcagaaagtaataatttgaaAGACATCTACAGCTCTAACTTTATGGTCAACCcaaaatgactgccacagctaatcaaccttagtctacacaaaaatgtttacaacttttacaaacattgagctaaatgttttgtggtagtagctgacagtcattcacatcacatactctgagcactaattgATCTAGAGAGATCCCACAATATTCTATAAGATCGTGTGtaacgtcatttacaaagtttgaccaaaacagatataactctgtcccttctcatcataagctgatgttagtttaaaactctggcccCAAAGGCAGCGAGTGATATGCATACCTTCAAGGAATATTAGGCCTGTAATTTGAGATGCATCTGATGATCATAACATGTCATTTGTACATTTTACGTATTATACATGTAATTCCACCTATGCAAACTTTGCTATAGACCAGGTATATCACTTAAACACAACAGTTTTCTCAGCTGCAcagttaaatgtgtccaaaaccAATTACATACATGACAAAGATCTCAAGATGTTAATTTTGCCTCTAAACTTACCAGATCCTAACCAGAGTGTACAAAGAATGCTCGGGTACAAGCTTTGTCCACAGATGTATCAAAATGCATACCCCCTGAGGTTTCATATCTATGTCAAAGTAAAGAATGACAGAAAGATGCTAAGATATTATCTTCAAGTTTTTCAAGAAAACGTGATGATAACAGAAGAGGCCAAGAAGTGTGCATGTAGGTGTTTCTaggtctctttttttcttgtctcccAGCTTGACAGTCACTCCAAAGCAGTGGGAGAACATGGCAGACCTCAACATAGCCAAGGCGGAGCAGCAGAAGAGCAACTCTGTGTCCCTGCGGGCCTTGGTAGAGTCCGTGCTGCAGCAGACGGCTGCTGACATGCAGAAGCAGTTTCAGGCGACGACAGCAGCCATTCAGCTGAACGTTCAGCAGATCAAGTCTGCCAAGGATCAGATGGAGGAGAAACTGCCCAAGGTTGGGCACTGTAGTTTATTATTGGCAGAGAGGAAAAGAGTTGTGTGGAGACACTAAATCAGAAGATGGATGTCAAAGGAAGCATTAATTTAGGTCTTGAGAATAAATAGGGGGAAAGTAGACTTTTTAATTCTATAATTTAAGGAGCATAAAGAGTGCACAAGATTTAAGGTTCATGATCTTTGAGACATGACGGGATAATTTGATTTTGTTGGCTAACAGGAAATTtgctaacaaaaaaataataaaaagaagaaaaccaatGAGTTTAGTGTCTTAACTAAATGTCAGTGTGCAGTTCTATGCAGTAAAAATGCTACACACAGCAGGTCTCAGGAACTAAACTACTGAGTTTCATTCAACATCTACTGGAATTAAATacatgttggagcaggaaaGAGGTGATGAAAAAGGCCAAGATCGTTTCatgacaagtttttattttatgaaaggaagagtgttctttttattaaatagtttcatttttaggTAAACAAAGTACTTGTGCCAAAGaacagtttaggtttttgttgtttaaaaccaaTAGCACAACATTTCAGTCACAGTTTAACATCTCGACTCACATTCACATTTCATATTAGTGTACACTGAGCTGTGTGTCAAGTGCCATTAAGTTCAGTTGATTCAGTGACCCTCGTGTGAAATCTGCATTCCCTCTAGATTCTGTCTGAGATTAACGGACAGCAGATGATCAGAGAGGATCTCCAGGTGGCCATCACAGAGAACGAACATTTCCTGAGTTTGGCCCAGACCCGACTGGCTCTGCGCCATCAGAGGCCTGGTAAAGAGCAGTGCCATGACCCAGCTCAGGTCCAGCTCCTCGCTGAGATCCAGCAGCTCACTGCTCACATCAACAAGTAAGGCCGGCTCACATCGGAAACAACACATTtgatttttagttatttttgtgttttcttgaaATGGCTTTTATCTGAATTTTGAGActacaagtttttatttttaaactttgctgtTTAAAGCACATCATCAGATAGcctttgtttctctctgtgctcTCAGGCTGCGTGAGGAAGTGGTCCAGTCTGAAGAGGAGCAGAGGGCACTGGTTCGTTGCCaacagaagctgcaggaggGCATCGATATCAAAGCTAACTCACTTTACATTGATGAGGTCCTCTGCCAGCAGCACCGGGAGGCCATCATCATACACAGCTTCTGAACAGTCAGCAAAAGGAAAGATTTATGTGGATGTGCTGTTTATATCAAATACAGTCATAAAAAATCACTTTCTAGTATTTGCCAACTGGTTTCTTTTTATCTTAAACCCTCTCAAAACGTTGAAGTCAATAAATGAGGAGAGGTCGATATtttggcgagctgcttcctagaagctttacctccggtggatttacaggcggtctgcttggttctggtcatgactggacttcagggttcttcacatttaacacttgttgtcatggttacgcatcataacaaaatgtccaaaagtaaaaaaggtttcagtaaaaatccttcctgctgcacagcatccagtaccagaggaaataatgatccaaaaaaagtgatttacatcaagaaaaaaagaggaagaacattttcaaaagcaatatctcagagtgAATGTAActgagctactccaacatgcagccatcttgagcggCTCAATTCTAGAAGGATACAAGCTTCACACTCAGAGCTGCATTTTCTTTGAATCACTGCTTGCTTCAGTGCAGAGAAAGACACATGACCAATGGCGTCCACTGAGTGAACCATGTGACTGCTTCAGACCAGTCAGCACACCCTACCATCCCAGCATCCCCAAACAGGACTCCCAACTACTGACCAATCAATCAGTCTTTAGAAAAACTGAGATAATTCACACAAACCTCGGTTACACTCATCACataattattaaaactttgttttgctgtcttCTATTTCTCCACTAGATGTCAGTGAAACAAAGCTTTGATGGAATGAACCCATTTTCAGTACAACTGATGAAGTGGTTCATTTGCACATCACTGGGTTGTACCACTGAAGCAACTTCTGAGTTCTGTTACTAAGTTGGTTTAGTCCATATCTGCTGAGACAACTGACAAAACCACTGTCAACCTGACTTTCTTAAAGGTAAAACTAAGAttttatcaaatttattttcataaaattacataaacatCTAAGTTtatgctattattattattagtctccactacaaaaaatgaaaccgaatcaaaggcctagcatactttgaaggaatgcatatcacccatcacaTTTATCCCAGTCTTAGGAGAAATGAtttaggtcaaaccttataaatgataCAGTAAGGGaaagatgctcagctactatcacaccaaactttCTCTCAGGTTTTGTAAATTTGAAGAGgttacagtttttttgtgtttgctaagactgattagctggagcaaccatcttgaattggattgactccaaaaggttattatttttaattatcactttctgagagttttattcaaatttgtcaagtggttaatgagataatttgctcacagacagacaaatgaacacacaagcaaaacattatcaccctttggCGGCAGGCAATCATCTGACACATTTTTCTAATCAtttcacaaatttaaatattagttcattttattcactaaactttatttatagtAATTATAACCTAAACCCAACAAGTTATTACAAAGTAGTTGTTTCTCACAGGGTTCAAAAAAGCTTCtgtcacaaataaaactatCCTGTGACGTGAACACCCACATGgcttcaggaaacacaaatttaacattaaaactttacaaatttATTCATGGAGAGTTTTGTGGGAGCAGTTCCGTTTTaacttatttacaaataaaacctataaacaaaaactgtgtaAACTGGGgttaacagaaaaacatccgAATAGCAAAGAGTTAAAGTTTAGCTGTAATGTTATGAAGTCCCAATCTGAGTTATATTTACTGGGAAACTGAATGGTACATTCTAAATTATTTCTGAAAGTCATGGAACTACTATAATCTAAGGATTTAACATTcattctaaaagaaaaagtgcagcaAAATGAGATTTCAACAGTCCGGATGTTCTCGTGTGTTTCTCAAAGCTCTCCAAGGCATCTTGTCCTTTGGTTGGAGTTTTCTCTCTTTAAGCCTCTCTGTGTTTCAAGAAAATGTGGGTTCGGCACTTCACctacaaacacaaggaggatgAGAAACCTCTTATCAAAGGAACTGCTCTACATTATACTTTCAGACTGTGTGCTTACCTCATGCCAGACCAGTGTTCGGAGGGGCAGGGCCAGGTGACAATGTGGGCAGGTGCTGATCTGGTCTGGGTCTCCTCCGTCACCCCAGGGACCACGGCTGGCTGAGTGTGTGAGGAACGTTGGTTTATAGGTGCTGCCTCCCTGTCCCAAGAGATTATTCTCagactcttcctcctctggcTCAGCTTCTTCATCGTTAAACCTCGATGCTGGAGAACAATCCTGCtaatgtaagaaagaaaaacagtgtcACAAAAAAACCTGCTCTGGATAAAGTAGACTGGAATGGCCACTGACTTCCTAGGCGAGGATCGTGGCTGCCGTCCTGCTCAGCTCAAAATGAAATACACGCCTGCTTACCTCCACAATGCCACCAAAATGAATTCTCAGTCAATAACCGTTTGACTTGTGTCAAACTTTAGAGCCATCAAAGAACAGGGTAAATCAAAACCTTTGTTTCTCGTAATTTGGAtgtgatcagtttttaaaaactacttcaACAAACtgctatttaaaatgttttgaaaatacctttacaataaaatatagatATGTCCTCAAAGAAACTTGTCTGTTTAGTCAAGTTTTAGATTGACATTGTGACTTTGACCATGATGCATAtactatttaaaaacacacagcattATGTTGTAGTGGCTAATATGTGCAAAGTAACCAAACATGGCTAAACACACAACACTGTCAATTAGCTGATTTTATGACTTGTAACCATGCaaatattgttttctctttttttaaaactcatatctgtaaacctgactgccTTATAacagtttgtgttgttaatATTCATTAATTGTGGCAGCCATGGCagcctggggtctttctgggtggagtttacatgttctccctgtgctcccgtgggtttactccgggtactccggtttcctcccacagaccaaaaacatgcgtATTAgcttcattggtaactctaaattgtccctgtCAGGATTCAgcaatattctaaaatgagcagctcggcgtcagacagacacgggagaccaagataatagacagtgagtttattttacagtgaatcgggaaCGGTGATATTAAaaggaaccaggacctgaaagCAGAGGACGTGGTGAGCATTTCCTTGGTGAAGAGGCAGGTAAGTATTAAATCCTCAGGTGAGAGGCCTTACTGNTCAGcaggtcctttctgtctgcagaagcctgttaatcactccctcattcaaatcaggtgtgtcaaagcagggaaacaactaaaacatgcaggataatgttcctcgaggaccagggttgggaatcactgcatTTGTCAATCCTCAGAAATcatggcttatttttgtgtgcacaacttgcaaaactgttattttgttgcccacctctacccacatcatacccaccttgGCATCTGCCTCCATGTCTATGATTTAATTTTCTGAAGTAAACTTTTGAATTAAAGATAGGCATATTTATataagtttttattaattaaccAGTTTTATACTTTGTCTTGTATGTTTCAAACTACAGGTCCTGCACTCCTGAGACAGGTTTGCAGCACCCATGACGattctgtgactattttgaaagaaaatttgtcccaccaaatttttttgaaaatgttcaaaaatcaaGTGAGAAGATAGCAAGTTTTTGCAACTCAGACGAGGATCTTGAGAAGCCCTGCAAATGttaagacattctggagactccctcccGAGCCAGTTGCACGCAGTCACAGCCCCGTGAGGTGGCAGAGGATAGATGGGACCAGTCCACTCTTTTAAGAATAGTGAAAGTGTTATAATGGTTCACTCCGTCCTTAACTGATGTGGGCTGAAGCGCTGATGACCAAACTGAACCTTCTAATTTCTAATATACACAGAAGCCaattttctttccttcctcttAGAAACACCTGGCAGTgccacagacaggcaaaaaacagaattcacTAAGAAGGTGATAAATCTTAGTTGTCGGATACCTGTGTTTGTCTGAGTACTGTCCTGAACACTGCTGTAGCGTTTACGCTGGATCTCTGTGgtgtagtgttttgttttcattgaaaTGGGCTGCTGTGAAAAGACGTGTGACCATATTAGTTTGGGTCTTGTTCTAAGTATTCTAATGAATGTCAGTGGTTCCTTGAGAACTTGAACACATAGCTATATTATTTAACTTGTGAGGAGCTTATGACTTGTAGCTCATTGTAAGTTTTCTGACTCTACCCTATGCAAATcatgatgttttaaaagcatttaaatcatttcttttaaatgttgattCTGGCATCACAAACAACTTAAAGTAATATTGCACTGTTTAATGTTAATGCATAAATATTTGATTGTTATTATTAGTACTGAATAAgaatataaattataaatatttttgtttttatcaaccTTTTTGTGTTCAGCAAGCGCCTTTAAAATGATTGTCTGAACTGAACTGTATGCTGCTACATCTTTTGCTTTATCTATCACATgacatttacttttttctgccatagatttgaaatatttctttgtGAACTTTGACTATAAAAATTGTTGATAGCTTGCTggattaagttatttttttagctaagtttgtcactgtttttgatttaatatcAGTGAACTTctgtactgtaaaaaaaacatgaaaggtcaataaatattaaacaagtCTCATCTCAATCTTGTGTGTTATATTGTCTGTTAGTTGTTaatgtgtttggtttattttgttggggtttttttttggcattccGCGGATGCTgttggtttattattttctagtataaaatgtttatctgtTATTTATAGGTTATTAATGATCATTAACGATATATTTGTTATCATCAAATATCGCTAGGCGATATAAAAAGACCGTTAAACTGACGGCGACGCCTGATGACGTGTCATCAGCAGTTGCCAGTAGCAAccgttttgttgtattttgactGCAGTCAGCGGTTTATCCAATACTCTCTGTTTGTTTAGCTACATAAAACAAGGTATGTGTcgaaaattatttatttatccgtAATATACTTGAGTTTTGATTGGCTTTGTAAAACAACAGTTAAATTTTCCGCAATGCCGGTTTCATGTT encodes the following:
- the LOC108246540 gene encoding tektin-1; the protein is MSVLDHSLQQVGGPDLVNMEVMLNHSELFRAECKRLMLETDKACKRMQDEDSKQLDQRVRDIQFLKKELELKLDEIILETDVLVALQSRVIKALEACKEPLRVTVLCLEERKRRTPPERLYDEVNIELLKEREVTEGVASLLERVAEQVSEQIRLNRSVKYHLERDLKEKFEAQNIDNSCALMTVHSISNQQMSKHSSSALSSLTVTPKQWENMADLNIAKAEQQKSNSVSLRALVESVLQQTAADMQKQFQATTAAIQLNVQQIKSAKDQMEEKLPKILSEINGQQMIREDLQVAITENEHFLSLAQTRLALRHQRPGKEQCHDPAQVQLLAEIQQLTAHINKLREEVVQSEEEQRALVRCQQKLQEGIDIKANSLYIDEVLCQQHREAIIIHSF